A stretch of Episyrphus balteatus chromosome 2, idEpiBalt1.1, whole genome shotgun sequence DNA encodes these proteins:
- the LOC129910663 gene encoding cytoplasmic dynein 1 intermediate chain-like, whose protein sequence is MVGTHNVISISSDGKLCSWSLDMLSMPQDTLELQQRQSKPIAITCMFFSSNEINNLAMAMFILLIDMEYVRVCLKSMRSILRPVTGISTHLNQSTPDFGDLFLTSSIDWTIKLWNLKVNYVQ, encoded by the exons ATGGTTGGCACACACAATGTGATATCGATCTCATCCGATGGCAAGCTTTGCTCTTGGAGTTTGGATATGTTGTCGATGCCGCAAGATACACTGGAATTGCAGCAACGGCAATCGAAGCCAATTGCTATCACTTGCATGTTCTTTTCATCGAATGAGATTAACAATCTAGCAATGGCAATGTTTATTCTG CTTATCGACATGGAATACGTTCGGGTGTGTCTGAAGTCTATGAGAAGCATTTTGCGTCCAGTGACGGGAATATCAACTCATCTAAATCAATCTACACCAGATTTTGGTGATTTGTTCCTTACATCGTCCATTGATTGGACAATTAAGTTATGGAATCTTAAGGTGAATTAtgttcagtaa
- the LOC129911019 gene encoding probable splicing factor, arginine/serine-rich 7 gives MAGGAASGAKVIQVTNIAPQATKDQMQTLFGNIGKIEEIRLYPTVRDVSCPVQSRICYVKYIENSCVPVAQHLTNTVFIDRALIVIPVLSIPEEYRALEMSKNGTIVPGLQKPDSKLPPEVVNRIEGQSPQQVIRTYDPKLTENNLPEYPALPSFYDSRKIEEIRRTIIVCDVKNEWRLDDLMDCFSRAGEVKYARWAEKESKTYCMIEFCEQQSIIHALRMQGLEFKGGYLSVYHATDSISKPEAKSNEAAQAEIEEAMTIVKEAQSMISAAIDPVIGMLAKDKRRRSRSRSRSRDRRASRSRSHRSRSRRRSRSRTRSKRSRSKSKRSRSRSRRSHSRKRSRSRKRSRSRRKSRSRSRSKRSRSRDRRKRSRSRRRSASRTSRSRRSRSRNAKRSRSRDRKRSHRTRDEKRRTTRSPSKRRSPSRTTSSRTKDVSVSKSISSKRRSRSPDSRKLKKIVEDTVVQRDYDAEEKIGQRSSTDKARKSASVEKSDNMDISNSP, from the exons ATGGCGGGTGGAGCAGCATCTGGGGCAAAAGTGATACAAGTCACCAACATTGCCCCACAAGCCACCAAGGACCAAATGCAAACACTCTTCGGTAATATTGGTAAAATCGAAGAAATTCGTCTCTATCCAACCGTTCGAGATGTCTCATGTCCCGTTCAATCTCGCATTTGCTATGTCAAATACATTGAAAACTCATGCGTCCCTGTCGCTCAACACCTAACCAATACGGTCTTTATTGATCGCGCTTTAATTGTCATCCCTGTCTTATCGATACCCGAAGAATATCGTGCTTTGGAAATGTCTAAAAATGGCACAATTGTACCAGGATTGCAGAAACCCGATTCGAAATTGCCACCCGAAGTTGTTAATCGAATTGAAGGTCAATCACCGCAGCAG GTTATTCGAACTTATGATCCCAAATTGACTGAGAACAATTTGCCAGAGTATCCAGCTCTGCCATCATTCTACGACTCGAGAAAGATTGAAGAAATCCGACGAACCATAATCGTTTGCGATGTAAAGAACGAATGGCGTCTGGATGATTTGATGGATTGTTTCTCTCGAGCTGGCGAGGTTAAATACGCTCGTTGGGCCGAGAAAGAGTCCAAAACTTACTGCATGATTGAATTCTGCGAACAGCAGAGTATCATTCATGCCTTACGCATGCAAGGACTTGAATTCAAAGGTGGTTATTTGAGTGTCTACCATGCAACTGATTCGATCTCTAAGCCAGAAGCTAAAAGCAATGAAGCAGCTCAAGCTGAGATCGAAGAAGCTATGACAATTGTCAAAGAAGCTCAAAGTATGATCTCGGCGGCAATAGATCCGGTGATTGGGATGTTGGCTAAGGACAAGCGCCGGCGTTCGAGATCGCGATCTCGTTCAAGAGATCGACGAGCTTCGCGCTCACGCTCGCACCGTTCGCGGTCGAGACGTAGGTCGCGCTCGCGAACGAGATCGAAACGATCGCGCAGCAAGTCGAAACGATCACGCTCTCGTTCGAGGCGTTCGCATTCTCGCAAACGTTCGAGGTCCCGCAAGCGATCGCGATCTCGTCGGAAGAGTCGCTCTCGCTCGCGGTCGAAACGTTCGAGATCGCGTGATCGTCGCAAGCGATCTCGATCCCGTCGCCGTAGCGCTTCACGAACATCCCGATCACGGCGATCTAGATCGCGTAATGCGAAACGATCACGTTCGCGTGATCGTAAGAGGTCGCATCGTACAAGAGATGAGAAGAGGAGGACAACTAGGTCACCGAGTAAGAGACGTTCGCCATCGCGAACTACTTCGAGTCGAACTAAGGATGTTTCGGTGTCCAAGTCGATTTCGTCGAAGAGACGGTCACGTTCACCAGATTCGCGcaaattgaagaaaattgttGAAGATACTGTAGTTCAAAGGGACTATGATGCGGAGGAGAAGATTGGACAGCGTTCGAGCACTGACAAGGCCAGGAAATCGGCCAGTGTGGAGAAGTCTGATAATATGGATATTTCTAATTCTCCATAG
- the LOC129911463 gene encoding kelch-like protein 4 isoform X2 has product MAEPDDESNKKQTLICADHEKRVSAEIRTFYESGEFCDIVLIAGVDDFRLPAHRMILSASSGYFRTMFRSNLSDAKAPEITLEQWDGETLKSIVDFMYTPTIEIMNENVENVLRAADFFQVNSLVTSCCTFMMQQLDTCNCLRVVFFAEQHNYSELLEKALAFTHLNFEQVSKEQEFLEMTDEQLARFLASDEIRVSSEKSLLLSVVDWIKHDADNRQSSVLSLLKLIRFPLLEAKHIVENREYLCKSPECQTVVLDWLQYLLSPSSHSQFPHALTIPRKSCKKLYFISGWDNTSKFNVQKFDYERDEWSSLEWPRPILRRKFFAACVIDNLLVLGGGDSGGRSTDEVECLDLQTLKWSRLPQMSMPRRWFALAELDGHLYAMGGIDSNWTNSVEKYNFKTNTWTEMPPMNSQLMYTQSAVVDGVLYAICAENRGLECYDPQTNKWSRLPPKNEFSAQYALGAVGGYLYAVGGHYAEGRSKTVERFDPKTRKWTKVASLKVGRSRISVTAFNNKLFACGGHDGREFLKIVEEYDPETDKWTQLASLQNEGDSCSHVLAI; this is encoded by the coding sequence ATGGCTGAACCAGACGatgaatccaataaaaaacaaacactcATTTGTGCTGACCATGAAAAAAGAGTCTCTGCCGAAATACGCACTTTCTATGAATCCGGTGAGTTCTGTGATATTGTTTTGATTGCCGGAGTCGATGATTTCCGACTGCCCGCTCACCGAATGATTCTCTCCGCTTCAAGTGGCTATTTCCGGACAATGTTCCGAAGTAATCTTAGCGATGCCAAAGCTCCAGAAATAACCCTTGAACAATGGGATGGGGAAACGCTTAAATCtattgttgattttatgtacacTCCAACAATTGAGATAATGAATGAAAATGTTGAGAATGTTTTGAGGGCGGctgatttttttcaagttaacTCTTTAGTGACATCATGTTGCACTTTTATGATGCAACAATTGGACACTTGCAATTGTCTGAGAGTAGTATTTTTTGCAGAGCAACACAACTATTCAGAGTTGTTAGAGAAAGCTCTAGCATTTACACATTTAAATTTCGAGCAAGTCAGCAAAGAACAAGAGTTCCTTGAGATGACCGATGAACAATTGGCCCGTTTTTTAGCTAGCGATGAAATTCGGGTGTCTTCAGAGAAATCTCTGCTTCTAAGTGTTGTCGATTGGATAAAACATGATGCAGACAATCGACAAAGTTCGGTTTTATCCCTTCTTAAGCTTATTCGTTTTCCTTTGTTGGAAGCAAAGCATATTGTTGAAAACCGGGAATATCTATGCAAGTCACCAGAATGTCAAACTGTTGTCCTAGACTGGCTACAGTATCTCTTGTCCCCTTCAAGTCATAGTCAGTTTCCACATGCCCTAACCATACCTCGAAAATCATGTAAAAAACTCTATTTCATTAGTGGATGGGACAATACATCCAAATTCAATGTTCAAAAGTTTGACTATGAAAGAGACGAATGGAGTTCTCTTGAATGGCCACGTCCCATATTGCGAAGAAAATTCTTTGCCGCTTGTGTAATAGACAACTTGCTGGTTCTAGGCGGAGGAGATAGTGGAGGCAGGTCTACAGATGAAGTTGAATGCCTAGATTTGCAAACATTGAAATGGAGTCGTTTGCCACAGATGTCAATGCCACGCAGATGGTTCGCCTTGGCCGAGCTCGATGGCCATTTGTATGCAATGGGTGGTATTGATTCGAATTGGACCAATTCCgtggaaaaatataatttcaagaCAAACACATGGACAGAAATGCCACCAATGAACTCTCAACTTATGTACACGCAATCGGCAGTTGTCGATGGAGTTTTATATGCAATTTGTGCTGAAAATCGTGGATTAGAATGTTACGATCCACAAACTAATAAATGGTCAAGATTACCACCTAAAAATGAATTCTCAGCACAATATGCATTGGGTGCTGTTGGAGGATATTTGTATGCTGTTGGTGGTCATTATGCTGAGGGTAGATCGAAGACAGTTGAACGATTTGATCCGAAAACTCGCAAGTGGACGAAAGTAGCTTCATTGAAAGTGGGTCGTTCGAGAATATCGGTAACggcatttaataataaattgtttgCATGTGGTGGACATGATGGAAGggagtttttgaaaattgtggAAGAATATGATCCAGAGACTGATAAATGGACACAATTGGCTTCGTTACAAAATGAAGGCGATAGTTGTTCACATGTTTTGGCAATTTAA
- the LOC129911463 gene encoding kelch-like protein 4 isoform X1: MQSTNLEELVVITIIDLFQKDPKTIKYLSYIPQLWNYFYTMAEPDDESNKKQTLICADHEKRVSAEIRTFYESGEFCDIVLIAGVDDFRLPAHRMILSASSGYFRTMFRSNLSDAKAPEITLEQWDGETLKSIVDFMYTPTIEIMNENVENVLRAADFFQVNSLVTSCCTFMMQQLDTCNCLRVVFFAEQHNYSELLEKALAFTHLNFEQVSKEQEFLEMTDEQLARFLASDEIRVSSEKSLLLSVVDWIKHDADNRQSSVLSLLKLIRFPLLEAKHIVENREYLCKSPECQTVVLDWLQYLLSPSSHSQFPHALTIPRKSCKKLYFISGWDNTSKFNVQKFDYERDEWSSLEWPRPILRRKFFAACVIDNLLVLGGGDSGGRSTDEVECLDLQTLKWSRLPQMSMPRRWFALAELDGHLYAMGGIDSNWTNSVEKYNFKTNTWTEMPPMNSQLMYTQSAVVDGVLYAICAENRGLECYDPQTNKWSRLPPKNEFSAQYALGAVGGYLYAVGGHYAEGRSKTVERFDPKTRKWTKVASLKVGRSRISVTAFNNKLFACGGHDGREFLKIVEEYDPETDKWTQLASLQNEGDSCSHVLAI; this comes from the exons ATGCAGAGTACAAACCTCGAAGAACTAGTAGTCATAACAATAatcgatttatttcaaaaagatccaaaaacaattaaatatttatccTACATCCCACAGCTTTGGAATTATT TTTACACCATGGCTGAACCAGACGatgaatccaataaaaaacaaacactcATTTGTGCTGACCATGAAAAAAGAGTCTCTGCCGAAATACGCACTTTCTATGAATCCGGTGAGTTCTGTGATATTGTTTTGATTGCCGGAGTCGATGATTTCCGACTGCCCGCTCACCGAATGATTCTCTCCGCTTCAAGTGGCTATTTCCGGACAATGTTCCGAAGTAATCTTAGCGATGCCAAAGCTCCAGAAATAACCCTTGAACAATGGGATGGGGAAACGCTTAAATCtattgttgattttatgtacacTCCAACAATTGAGATAATGAATGAAAATGTTGAGAATGTTTTGAGGGCGGctgatttttttcaagttaacTCTTTAGTGACATCATGTTGCACTTTTATGATGCAACAATTGGACACTTGCAATTGTCTGAGAGTAGTATTTTTTGCAGAGCAACACAACTATTCAGAGTTGTTAGAGAAAGCTCTAGCATTTACACATTTAAATTTCGAGCAAGTCAGCAAAGAACAAGAGTTCCTTGAGATGACCGATGAACAATTGGCCCGTTTTTTAGCTAGCGATGAAATTCGGGTGTCTTCAGAGAAATCTCTGCTTCTAAGTGTTGTCGATTGGATAAAACATGATGCAGACAATCGACAAAGTTCGGTTTTATCCCTTCTTAAGCTTATTCGTTTTCCTTTGTTGGAAGCAAAGCATATTGTTGAAAACCGGGAATATCTATGCAAGTCACCAGAATGTCAAACTGTTGTCCTAGACTGGCTACAGTATCTCTTGTCCCCTTCAAGTCATAGTCAGTTTCCACATGCCCTAACCATACCTCGAAAATCATGTAAAAAACTCTATTTCATTAGTGGATGGGACAATACATCCAAATTCAATGTTCAAAAGTTTGACTATGAAAGAGACGAATGGAGTTCTCTTGAATGGCCACGTCCCATATTGCGAAGAAAATTCTTTGCCGCTTGTGTAATAGACAACTTGCTGGTTCTAGGCGGAGGAGATAGTGGAGGCAGGTCTACAGATGAAGTTGAATGCCTAGATTTGCAAACATTGAAATGGAGTCGTTTGCCACAGATGTCAATGCCACGCAGATGGTTCGCCTTGGCCGAGCTCGATGGCCATTTGTATGCAATGGGTGGTATTGATTCGAATTGGACCAATTCCgtggaaaaatataatttcaagaCAAACACATGGACAGAAATGCCACCAATGAACTCTCAACTTATGTACACGCAATCGGCAGTTGTCGATGGAGTTTTATATGCAATTTGTGCTGAAAATCGTGGATTAGAATGTTACGATCCACAAACTAATAAATGGTCAAGATTACCACCTAAAAATGAATTCTCAGCACAATATGCATTGGGTGCTGTTGGAGGATATTTGTATGCTGTTGGTGGTCATTATGCTGAGGGTAGATCGAAGACAGTTGAACGATTTGATCCGAAAACTCGCAAGTGGACGAAAGTAGCTTCATTGAAAGTGGGTCGTTCGAGAATATCGGTAACggcatttaataataaattgtttgCATGTGGTGGACATGATGGAAGggagtttttgaaaattgtggAAGAATATGATCCAGAGACTGATAAATGGACACAATTGGCTTCGTTACAAAATGAAGGCGATAGTTGTTCACATGTTTTGGCAATTTAA